A part of Miscanthus floridulus cultivar M001 chromosome 6, ASM1932011v1, whole genome shotgun sequence genomic DNA contains:
- the LOC136461389 gene encoding uncharacterized protein, which yields MSPVGGVGCSAGQCVVGARKFERERDLLHLHSLHIRSTKDKTICSEGETTGLPVSGDLDVESNEDALSDLSDEVVSKLSRSVVSLVLSDGETEFFTCSGIAVQRKGPVSGFLTSTSLVKALNDKIKNHGNLKIVAHHEDNVVMVFLGGYDLDHGIATVNVKDFPDLDAVVFRSRMTFPPLTNVVALGRDNFGKLLSTHGVLKFETGRAFPSHIMSTCKISKENEGGPLFDVHGNFLGMNLSACTEGTFCLPEVTLSEQWINILWLEDKSPAYLNSFKIRVGESSNAVIPNSHHEDDIILANNFEEPFGDIYGKGVWSKLSRTIASNMHENIVALASFNGGKRIFACSGCFIEWNGCTTILTAASLIRDSDCEYDIVKNLRIEVLLPSKKRAAGILQHYNLHYNIALVRVNDYRPSYSHPLKIQHQLLKDCEVVAVGCIFKSGELMASRGEKACMMYTYDCKFLMFSTCTITKAGIGGPLLDFDGNIVGMNFYDKYAGGSVGRDLDVLGHFKKKRTVDEAGLDDYASNKLDWTIAGDRSVMLNRWLVPLPTWYRPDDMKRHDYKMELKNVRSRKIFL from the exons GTCAACAAAAGATAAAACAATTTGCAGTGAAGGGGAGACAACTGGGTTACCGGTTTCAG GTGACCTTGATGTGGAATCAAATGAAGATGCCTTGAGTGATCTCAGCGATGAAGTTGTATCAAAATTGTCTAGAAGCGTTGTCTCACTTGTTCTGTCTGATG GAGAGACAGAGTTTTTTACATGCTCGGGCATAGCTGTACAACGCAAGGGGCCTGTTTCAGGGTTTCTGACTTCAACAAGCTTGGTTAAAGCGTTAAATGATAAAATAAAAAACCATGGTAACTTGAAG ATTGTAGCGCACCATGAAGACAATGTTGTCATGGTATTTTTGGGTGGATATGATTTAGACCATGGCATTGCTACTGTCAACGTCAAGGACTTTCCTGATCTTGATGCTGTAGTTTTTCGAAGTCGGATGACATTTCCACCCCTTACCAATGTTGTAGCTTTGGGCCGTGACAACTTTGGCAAATTATTATCTACACATGGGGTACTGAAGTTTGAAACAGGCAGAGCTTTCCCATCACATATTATGTCCACTTGTAAAATCTCTAAG GAAAATGAAGGTGGGCCACTTTTTGATGTTCATGGGAACTTTCTTGGCATGAATCTTTCGGCCTGTACAGAAGGAACCTTTTGCTTGCCAGAGGTAACACTTAGTGAACAGTGGATTAACATTTTATGGCTAGAGGATAAATCTCCTGCATACTTGAATTCTTTTAAAATCAG GGTTGGAGAAAGTTCCAATGCTGTGATTCCTAACTCTCATCATGAAG ATGACATTATTTTGGCTAATAATTTTGAAGAGCCTTTCGGCGATATATATGGTAAAGGTGTCTGGAGCAAACTAAGCCGAACAATTGCCTCCAACATGCATGAGAATATCGTTGCACTTGCTTCATTCAATG GAGGAAAAAGGATTTTTGCATGCTCAGGCTGTTTTATTGAATGGAATGGATGTACCACTATTCTGACTGCAGCGAGCTTGATTAGAGATTCTGATTGTGAATATGATATtgtgaaaaacttgagg ATTGAGGTGTTGCTTCCAAGCAAAAAACGAGCAGCTGGGATATTACAACATTATAATTTACATTACAATATTGCTCTAGTCAGGGTCAACGATTACCGTCCTAGCTATAGCCATCCACTAAAAATTCAACATCAGTTGCTTAAGGATTGTGAAGTAGTAGCTGTGGGGTGTATCTTCAAATCCGGCGAATTAATGGCGTCAAGAGGGGAAAAGGCTTGCATGATGTACACATATGATTGCAAATTTCTTATGTTTTCTACTTGTACAATCACTAAA GCTGGCATTGGAGGACCCCTTCTTGATTTTGATGGAAATATTGTTGGCATGAACTTCTACGACAAGTACGCAGGTGGATCCGTGGGACGTGATCTCGATGTCCTGGGACATTTTAAGAAGAAAAG GACCGTTGATGAAGCTGGCCTTGATGATTATGCATCTAATAAGCTTGACTGGACTATTGCTGGTGATCGCAGTGTCATGCTTAATAG ATGGCTTGTGCCCTTGCCGACTTGGTATCGTCCTGATGATATGAAAAGGCATGACTACAAAATGGAACTAAAAAATGTGAGGTCCCGCAAAATATTCTTGTGA